A DNA window from Gigantopelta aegis isolate Gae_Host chromosome 4, Gae_host_genome, whole genome shotgun sequence contains the following coding sequences:
- the LOC121371674 gene encoding CDK-activating kinase assembly factor MAT1-like has protein sequence MDEPGCPRCKTTKYSNPSLKLLVNICGHPLCESCVDLLFVKGSGNCPECGTTLRRINFRLQIFEDPVIEKEVDIRKRVLRDFNKKEEDFEDLRAYNDYLEMVETIINNLVHGVEMESTRKMIDQYKKENKEQIKKNLSKLSKDEEYLEMLIEQEREESVHRKQIAVTEQKLEVSAKKRNKKALIDELMFSDLPADAILASHRDTTTAIEVESSIPKDKAMHFSTGIKIGHQDRFLPVPKEEEVSQYTYTPFELENCGPHLPSLEDIIACGYLSNVRSSTDSERGGGFEASIACQRALQDAFNGLFFCSDLDNLQEVPMVT, from the exons ATGGATGAACCAGGGTGTCCAAGGTGTAAAACTACAAAATACAGCAACCCATCACTGAAGTTACTAGTAAATATTTGTGGCCACCCTTT gtGTGAGAGTTGTGTTGACTTGCTGTTTGTCAAAGGGTCTGGGAACTGCCCAGAATGTGGCACGACTTTGCGACGTATCAACTTCAGACTTCAGATTTTTGAGGATCCTGTGATAGAAAAAGAGGTGGACATCAGAAAGAGAGTCTTGAGGGA CTTTAACAAGAAAGAAGAAGATTTTGAAGACTTGAGAGCGTACAATGATTACTTGGAGATGGTGGAGACAATTA TAAACAACTTGGTGCATGGCGTGGAGATGGAGTCGACTCGTAAGATGATCGATCAatacaagaaagaaaacaaggagCAGATCAAGAAAAACTTGTCCAAACTG AGTAAGGATGAAGAGTATCTAGAAATGCTCATAGAACAGGAGAGGGAAGAATCGGTTCACCGGAAACAGATCGCGGTCACCGAGCAGAAACTCGAAGTGAGCGCCAAGAAACGCAACAAGAAAGCTCTCATTGATGAACTG ATGTTTTCTGACTTGCCTGCAGATGCAATATTGGCCAGCCATCGTGACACAACCACAGCTATTGAGGTAGAATCAAGCATTCCCAAAGACAAGGCCATGCATTTCTCCACTGGAATCAAAATT GGTCACCAAGACAGATTTCTTCCCGTCCCGAAGGAGGAAGAGGTGTCTCAGTATACGTACACTCCATTTGAGCTTGAGAACTGTGGTCCACATTTACCGTCCCTGGAGGATATTATAGCTTGCGG gtaTTTATCAAATGTGCGGTCGTCAACGGATTCGGAGCGGGGTGGTGGGTTTGAAGCGAGTATTGCATGTCAGCGTGCACTGCAGGATGCGTTTAATGGACTCTTCTTCTGTTCAGATTTAGACAACTTACAAGAAGTACCAATGGTCACATAG